In one Yoonia rosea genomic region, the following are encoded:
- a CDS encoding oligopeptide/dipeptide ABC transporter ATP-binding protein — MSLLEIEDLKVTFTTADGDVNAVNGVSFHIDKGETLAIVGESGSGKSQTAFATMGLLAKNGRATGKARFDGQDLLQMSQREFNAIRSKDIAMIFQDPMTSLNPYLKVSDQMAEVLMLHKGIGKSQAVQESAHMLDAVRIPDARARITMYPHEFSGGMRQRIMIAMSLLCQPRLLIADEPTTALDVTVQAQIMQLLGDIRQDFGTAVILITHDLGVVAGFCDRTLVMYGGQVMEEGTTDDIFATPAHPYTSGLLKAVPRLDRDDGDLLTIAGEPPDMSNLPTGCPFSPRCVVSLDHCSNQRPAMETTGNRRRACHLPASEVA; from the coding sequence ATGAGCCTGTTGGAAATCGAAGACCTCAAAGTCACCTTCACTACGGCCGATGGCGATGTGAACGCAGTGAACGGCGTCAGCTTCCATATCGACAAGGGCGAAACCCTTGCGATTGTCGGCGAGAGCGGGTCCGGCAAAAGCCAGACCGCCTTTGCCACGATGGGGCTTTTGGCCAAGAACGGGCGCGCCACGGGGAAGGCCCGCTTTGACGGTCAGGACCTGTTGCAAATGTCGCAGCGCGAATTCAACGCGATCCGCAGCAAGGACATCGCGATGATCTTTCAAGACCCCATGACCTCGCTCAACCCCTATCTCAAGGTCAGCGACCAGATGGCCGAGGTGCTGATGCTGCACAAAGGCATCGGCAAATCCCAGGCGGTGCAGGAATCAGCGCACATGCTTGACGCCGTGCGCATCCCGGATGCGCGTGCACGGATCACCATGTACCCGCATGAATTTTCGGGCGGGATGCGCCAGCGGATCATGATCGCCATGTCGCTTCTGTGCCAACCCCGCCTTTTGATCGCGGATGAACCGACGACCGCGCTTGATGTAACCGTGCAGGCACAGATCATGCAGCTACTGGGCGATATCCGTCAGGATTTCGGCACCGCTGTGATCCTGATTACCCATGACCTTGGTGTCGTCGCTGGTTTTTGCGACCGCACGCTGGTGATGTACGGCGGGCAGGTCATGGAAGAAGGCACCACCGATGATATTTTCGCCACCCCCGCCCACCCCTATACCAGCGGGCTGCTCAAGGCCGTGCCGCGTCTGGATCGCGATGATGGCGACCTTCTGACCATCGCCGGCGAACCGCCGGACATGTCGAACCTGCCCACTGGCTGCCCCTTTTCGCCGCGCTGCGTGGTCAGCCTTGATCACTGCAGCAACCAGCGCCCCGCGATGGAAACCACCGGCAACCGTCGCCGTGCCTGTCACCTTCCCGCAAGCGAGGTCGCATAA
- a CDS encoding oligopeptide/dipeptide ABC transporter ATP-binding protein: protein MDPLLSVRNLSVTFDVAKPGAWPWTPPRKLHAVSEVSFELKPGECLGIVGESGSGKSTLARAIVGTIPSSGGNIFFEGADLANMDTRDRRVHRRDVQMIFQDPLAALNPRMTVGEIIAEPLITHEPNTPRAEVKKRVGALMERVGLLPNLINRYPHEFSGGQCQRIGIARALILKPKLIICDEPVSALDVSVQAQVINLLMELQRDMGLSMIFIAHDLSVVKHISDRTLVLYLGRVMEMAESRKLTTLPEHPYTQALIASVPIPDPVLERARPRPVLEGELPSPLSPPSGCVFRTRCPKAQPSCAGARPMLEDIGGNHLVACPFHEAEQVLAVGT, encoded by the coding sequence ATGGACCCCCTTCTGTCAGTCCGTAACCTCTCGGTCACTTTCGATGTCGCAAAACCCGGCGCATGGCCGTGGACACCACCGCGCAAACTACACGCCGTTTCCGAAGTATCGTTCGAGCTGAAACCGGGGGAATGCCTTGGCATAGTGGGCGAAAGCGGCTCGGGCAAATCCACACTCGCGCGCGCCATCGTCGGCACGATCCCCTCCTCTGGCGGGAACATCTTCTTCGAAGGCGCGGACCTTGCCAACATGGATACGCGCGACCGCCGCGTGCACCGCCGCGATGTGCAGATGATCTTTCAAGACCCGCTTGCCGCGCTGAACCCGCGGATGACCGTGGGCGAGATCATTGCTGAGCCACTGATCACCCATGAGCCGAACACCCCCCGCGCCGAGGTCAAAAAACGTGTCGGTGCATTGATGGAACGGGTCGGCCTGCTGCCCAATCTGATCAACCGTTATCCCCATGAGTTCTCGGGCGGCCAATGTCAGCGGATCGGGATCGCCCGTGCGCTGATCCTGAAACCGAAACTGATCATCTGCGACGAACCCGTCTCGGCGCTCGATGTGTCGGTGCAGGCGCAAGTGATCAACCTGCTGATGGAATTGCAGCGCGACATGGGGTTGTCGATGATCTTCATTGCGCACGACCTGAGCGTGGTAAAACACATCAGTGACCGCACGCTGGTGCTCTATCTGGGCCGCGTGATGGAAATGGCAGAGAGCCGCAAACTCACGACGTTGCCGGAACACCCTTATACGCAGGCGCTGATCGCCTCGGTCCCGATCCCCGATCCGGTACTCGAACGCGCACGCCCGCGCCCCGTCCTTGAGGGCGAGTTGCCATCACCGCTGTCACCCCCCTCAGGCTGCGTGTTCCGCACCCGCTGCCCCAAGGCACAACCCTCCTGCGCGGGCGCACGACCCATGCTTGAAGACATCGGCGGCAACCACCTTGTGGCTTGCCCGTTCCACGAAGCAGAACAAGTCCTGGCAGTCGGCACCTAG
- a CDS encoding translocation/assembly module TamB domain-containing protein, which yields MKRFLIIGALCAAPFTASAQEDDDEGYLAGLIEENLSGVSRQVNIQGFEGALSSEATIDVLTIADAEGVWLTLEDIVLNWRRTALLRGVIDVSELSAARIIVSRPPLSENTGPAPEAQPFSLPELPVSVSLDQLRIDSVELGEAFLGEPITVSLNGSAQLADGEGTVALNAERLGDKSGVFEINGSFVNETRLLDLFLNLDEGPDGIVARLIDLPGRPAVKLEVAGAAPLDDYAATLAIATDGQDRLTGNFGLSSAGDARRISLDIGGDISPLFLPEYQGFFGNDASLSAQVVQAADGRIDVQQLALDAGRVALIGAVQIDSAGWPAVIDLNGGITALDNDPVLLPLSGPRTFVDGMDLAISYDAAVADTWRADISVAGLERPGLGIDTLRLQGGGLLRSGEGAQQGLFTADLAYGATGLQLDDAGAAQAFGDEIGGEFNASRVEGAPIEITRFTLGGAGLDAQAQATIEGADAGFRTNATMNVGIAGLGRFSTLAGRDIGGAAELAVLANMTPLDGLFNFVVSGETSDLSVDIPEADRILAGTGTFAATAVRDTEGTRLEGLRVNTDAASIRASAALTSDGADARINASLRDVALVLPALSGPAAVAGDVTRRADGRIEFALSGTGPAATFETSGTVNPAETGQTLNAALAAEISDLTRYAGLAGRPLAGALSVEGNGVLLADGQRFDVDVRGETRDLVTGVARVDPLLSGDGSFTAALSHVGAGRFGIGDLLVQTPAMSLRGDADVSLTGANTADLSFRIDDAALLDPSLSGPVTVDLTAVPAPMDATDVTLRASGPGTDVGLTATVASPENAREVTGDLDLQVESLGAFATLIGQPLAGSVDLTASGSLLPDLTRFDTQVNLRSEDLRIGNPTADALLAGTGRINATVSFADEVLAVRTLEVSTRELSVVGALNGAAGFGQGRFNASLRDVGILTDQISGPIRARGSASLDENGTWGIDATGTGPGGLNAQIVGDVSQNGTLAIDVDGSAPLALANTAIDPRRLSGLANFDLSVNGPPALSSLAGQITFSDGRLAAPNLGEALTDIAGGISMANGSAQIDLRTRVESGGSISISGPVALTAPNQADITVALNDMVLQDPDLYSSRVAGAINLTGPLSGGARISGRLQLGETNVQVPSSSISSLGDLPDVRHVDASAAVRRTLQRAGVVNGNGSQNAGTGGSGPAFPLDIVINAPSRIFIRGRGLDAELGGSLTIGGTSNDVIPVGRFELIRGRIDILQQRFELDEGTATLQGDFAPFLRLVATTETDTGTVISIVVEGPAGAPEVSFLSVPELPQDEVLSQLIFGRDLESISPLQAVQLASAISTLAGRGGGALDSFRQRVGLDDFDVTTDDEGNAAVRAGAYVSENVYTDVTVTSTGETEINLNLDVTSEVTAKGSVNQAGDTSIGLFYERDY from the coding sequence TTGAAACGATTTTTGATCATAGGTGCGCTTTGCGCCGCCCCTTTTACCGCGTCAGCACAAGAAGATGACGACGAGGGCTATCTGGCGGGTTTGATCGAGGAAAACCTGTCCGGTGTTAGCCGTCAGGTGAACATTCAGGGGTTCGAGGGCGCGCTGAGTTCCGAGGCAACCATTGACGTGCTGACGATTGCCGATGCGGAAGGTGTCTGGCTGACGCTCGAAGACATCGTACTGAACTGGCGACGAACAGCACTGTTGCGGGGGGTCATTGATGTCAGCGAATTGAGCGCTGCGCGGATTATCGTATCACGCCCGCCCTTGTCGGAAAACACGGGCCCCGCGCCGGAGGCACAGCCGTTTTCCTTGCCGGAACTGCCGGTCAGCGTGTCCCTTGATCAGCTGCGTATCGACAGCGTCGAGCTGGGCGAGGCGTTTTTGGGCGAACCGATCACGGTGTCGCTGAACGGATCTGCGCAGCTGGCGGATGGCGAAGGGACTGTGGCGCTCAACGCCGAGCGCTTGGGCGATAAATCGGGTGTCTTCGAGATCAACGGCAGTTTTGTGAACGAGACCCGCCTGCTCGATCTGTTCCTGAACCTTGATGAGGGGCCCGATGGCATTGTAGCGCGGCTGATTGATTTGCCCGGCAGGCCCGCAGTCAAATTGGAAGTCGCGGGTGCAGCGCCGCTGGACGATTATGCGGCGACTTTGGCAATTGCGACGGATGGACAGGACCGCCTGACGGGTAACTTTGGCCTGTCCAGCGCAGGGGACGCGCGCCGCATTTCGCTGGATATTGGTGGTGATATCAGCCCGCTGTTTTTGCCCGAATACCAAGGGTTCTTTGGCAATGACGCCAGCCTGTCTGCGCAGGTCGTGCAGGCGGCAGACGGGCGCATTGATGTGCAGCAGCTTGCGCTGGATGCGGGCCGCGTGGCGTTGATTGGCGCGGTACAGATTGACAGTGCGGGTTGGCCCGCGGTGATTGATCTGAACGGGGGCATTACCGCTTTGGACAATGATCCCGTTTTGTTGCCGCTCAGTGGCCCACGTACCTTTGTGGATGGCATGGATTTGGCGATCAGCTATGACGCGGCGGTCGCAGACACGTGGCGCGCTGATATCAGCGTTGCGGGTCTGGAACGCCCCGGTCTTGGGATTGATACGCTGCGCCTGCAGGGCGGGGGTTTGTTACGCTCTGGCGAAGGGGCGCAACAGGGACTTTTCACAGCTGATCTTGCCTATGGCGCGACCGGCCTGCAACTGGATGATGCAGGTGCGGCGCAGGCCTTTGGAGACGAGATTGGCGGCGAATTCAACGCGTCGCGCGTTGAGGGCGCGCCGATAGAGATCACGCGGTTCACGCTGGGTGGTGCCGGGCTGGACGCGCAGGCGCAGGCGACGATCGAGGGCGCGGATGCCGGTTTCCGCACCAATGCCACAATGAATGTCGGTATCGCTGGGTTGGGGCGGTTTTCCACACTCGCGGGGCGCGATATCGGGGGAGCGGCCGAACTGGCCGTGCTGGCGAATATGACGCCGCTGGATGGTCTGTTCAATTTCGTGGTGTCCGGGGAAACCAGTGATCTGTCTGTAGATATTCCCGAGGCAGACCGCATTTTGGCCGGCACGGGGACCTTCGCGGCGACTGCGGTGCGGGATACCGAAGGCACGCGGCTTGAGGGTCTGCGGGTAAACACTGATGCGGCCAGCATCCGTGCCAGTGCGGCGTTGACCAGCGACGGGGCAGATGCACGGATCAATGCAAGCCTGCGCGATGTCGCCCTCGTTCTGCCAGCGCTGTCAGGACCCGCCGCCGTGGCGGGTGACGTGACACGGCGTGCGGATGGCAGGATCGAATTTGCCCTGAGCGGTACCGGCCCTGCGGCGACATTTGAAACCAGCGGAACCGTTAATCCCGCTGAAACAGGGCAGACGCTCAACGCAGCCCTCGCCGCCGAGATCAGCGATCTGACGCGCTATGCCGGTTTGGCTGGGCGGCCCTTGGCCGGTGCTTTGTCGGTTGAGGGCAATGGTGTGCTGCTTGCGGATGGGCAGAGGTTTGACGTGGATGTGCGCGGTGAAACACGCGATCTGGTGACGGGTGTCGCGCGCGTCGACCCTTTACTGAGCGGCGACGGCAGTTTTACAGCGGCACTTTCGCATGTGGGTGCCGGACGGTTCGGGATCGGTGATCTGCTGGTCCAGACGCCTGCAATGTCGCTGCGCGGTGATGCAGATGTGTCGCTGACGGGCGCGAACACGGCGGATCTTTCGTTCCGGATCGATGATGCCGCCTTGCTTGATCCCAGCCTGAGCGGGCCGGTGACCGTGGACCTGACTGCTGTGCCTGCGCCGATGGATGCAACCGATGTGACGCTGCGCGCTTCGGGGCCGGGGACAGATGTGGGGCTGACCGCAACAGTGGCATCCCCCGAAAATGCGCGCGAAGTCACCGGTGATCTGGACCTGCAGGTCGAGAGCCTTGGAGCTTTTGCCACGCTGATCGGTCAACCGTTGGCAGGCAGTGTTGATCTGACAGCATCAGGGAGCCTGCTGCCTGACCTGACCCGCTTTGATACCCAAGTGAACCTGCGCAGCGAAGACCTGCGTATTGGCAACCCGACTGCTGACGCGCTTTTGGCGGGAACAGGCCGCATTAACGCGACTGTGTCATTCGCGGATGAGGTTCTGGCGGTGCGGACATTAGAGGTGTCCACCCGTGAATTGTCGGTCGTGGGCGCGCTCAACGGGGCGGCCGGTTTCGGTCAGGGCCGGTTCAACGCCAGTTTGCGCGACGTGGGCATTCTGACAGATCAGATCAGCGGACCGATCCGTGCGCGCGGGTCAGCCTCTTTGGATGAAAACGGCACGTGGGGCATTGATGCAACGGGCACCGGCCCGGGCGGGTTGAATGCACAGATTGTGGGGGATGTGAGCCAGAATGGCACGCTCGCGATTGATGTCGATGGCAGCGCGCCTTTGGCCTTGGCAAATACAGCGATTGATCCGCGGCGTCTCAGCGGACTTGCGAATTTCGATCTGAGTGTGAACGGACCACCCGCCCTGTCGTCTTTGGCAGGGCAGATTACCTTCTCGGACGGGCGTTTGGCCGCACCGAACCTGGGTGAGGCGCTGACGGATATTGCGGGTGGTATCAGTATGGCGAATGGCAGTGCGCAGATTGATTTGCGGACCCGTGTCGAAAGTGGGGGCAGTATTTCGATTAGCGGACCTGTTGCGCTGACGGCGCCCAATCAGGCAGACATCACGGTCGCGTTGAACGATATGGTATTGCAGGACCCCGACCTTTATTCGTCACGTGTTGCGGGCGCGATTAACCTCACCGGTCCGCTAAGCGGTGGCGCACGGATTTCAGGGCGATTGCAGCTTGGCGAGACAAATGTGCAGGTGCCGTCGTCTTCAATCAGTTCACTGGGCGATTTGCCCGATGTCCGGCATGTCGATGCCTCTGCCGCAGTCCGGCGCACGTTGCAGCGGGCCGGAGTGGTCAACGGCAACGGTTCACAGAATGCCGGTACGGGCGGCAGTGGACCGGCGTTTCCGCTGGATATCGTCATCAATGCACCGTCGCGTATCTTTATTCGCGGCCGTGGCCTTGATGCAGAATTGGGCGGGAGCCTGACAATTGGTGGCACCAGCAATGATGTGATCCCTGTGGGCCGGTTCGAGCTGATCCGCGGGCGGATCGACATCTTGCAACAGCGCTTTGAACTGGATGAGGGGACGGCTACGCTTCAGGGCGATTTTGCCCCGTTCCTGCGCCTTGTGGCGACCACGGAAACAGATACCGGCACAGTGATCAGCATCGTTGTCGAGGGCCCCGCCGGTGCGCCCGAGGTCAGTTTCTTGTCGGTGCCGGAACTGCCGCAGGACGAGGTGTTATCGCAGCTGATTTTCGGACGTGATCTGGAAAGCATCAGCCCTTTGCAAGCTGTGCAACTTGCCTCGGCCATCAGTACTTTGGCAGGGCGCGGGGGTGGTGCGCTTGACAGTTTCCGCCAACGGGTCGGACTTGATGATTTTGATGTGACCACCGACGACGAAGGCAATGCCGCCGTGCGGGCGGGGGCCTATGTGTCGGAAAACGTCTATACCGATGTGACGGTCACAAGTACCGGTGAAACAGAGATCAACCTGAACCTTGATGTCACCTCGGAGGTGACGGCCAAAGGCAGCGTGAATCAGGCGGGTGATACCAGCATCGGGCTTTTTTACGAGCGTGATTACTAG
- a CDS encoding autotransporter assembly complex protein TamA — MLKRSCAIVLFCASSASAQDVRLVTDAAETALNDASLLVALEAGSAPQDYIAAARADYRRLLTALYASGYYGGTISITVDGREAANVAPLDAPAAINEVLITVDPGRRFTFGDVRIAPLPPATTLLDDLGPRRTAESAVIGDVVRGGINSWRDLGYAKARVSDQRVIARHADAKLDVDVALDTGPRLRFGPLSVSGNRNVDDDRVREIAGLPVGEVFSPQEMAAAERRLRRTGSFASVALSEADQIAADDTLPINAQVSEANPRRIGFGIELSSIEGVTLSSFWLHRNLLGGAERIRVDAEVSGISGETGGIDYSVGGTFTRPATFGPDTDYYLSGEISRQDEPEFLLDKISVETGFSRILSDDLTVRAGVGLLRAREETALETREYTLFTLPLDATLDRRDEPSNASNGYYLDVSTTPFISTDGEISGARFYSDARGYVTLGEQEKLTLAGRVQLGSVLGADLTEAPADFLFYSGGGGTVRGQAYQSLGVETVEGLETVTTGGASFLGTQLEARYAIRENISLVGFYDVGQVGAAASPFEDAEWHAGAGVGLRYNTGIGPIRLDLATQANGDNAGQDLQVYIGIGQAF, encoded by the coding sequence ATGTTGAAACGTTCCTGTGCGATTGTGCTTTTTTGTGCCAGTTCCGCTTCTGCGCAAGACGTGCGGCTGGTGACGGATGCCGCCGAAACCGCATTGAACGACGCGTCTCTGCTGGTTGCACTGGAAGCAGGGTCAGCGCCGCAAGACTATATCGCCGCCGCCCGTGCAGACTACCGCCGCTTGCTGACGGCGCTTTATGCGTCGGGGTACTATGGTGGGACAATCTCAATCACTGTTGACGGGCGCGAGGCCGCGAATGTCGCGCCGCTGGATGCGCCTGCTGCAATCAATGAGGTGCTGATCACGGTTGATCCCGGTCGGAGGTTTACTTTTGGCGATGTGCGGATTGCCCCGCTTCCGCCTGCGACGACGCTGCTTGATGATCTTGGCCCACGTCGGACTGCGGAGTCGGCTGTGATCGGCGATGTGGTGCGGGGCGGAATCAACAGTTGGCGCGATCTGGGTTATGCCAAGGCGCGTGTCTCCGATCAGCGCGTCATTGCGCGCCATGCGGATGCGAAACTGGATGTCGATGTTGCCCTCGATACCGGGCCGCGTCTGCGGTTTGGGCCGCTTTCGGTGTCGGGCAACCGCAACGTGGATGATGATCGTGTTCGTGAAATAGCGGGTTTACCTGTAGGAGAGGTTTTCTCGCCGCAAGAAATGGCCGCCGCTGAACGCCGTTTGCGTCGGACCGGTAGTTTTGCAAGCGTCGCGCTTTCCGAAGCTGACCAGATTGCTGCGGACGACACGCTGCCGATCAATGCGCAAGTGTCCGAAGCCAACCCCCGCAGGATCGGTTTCGGAATCGAACTTTCGTCGATCGAAGGTGTCACGCTGTCCTCTTTCTGGCTGCACCGGAATCTGCTGGGTGGCGCGGAACGTATCCGCGTGGATGCAGAGGTGTCCGGCATCAGCGGTGAAACCGGCGGCATTGACTACAGTGTGGGCGGCACGTTCACGCGTCCTGCAACTTTTGGGCCTGACACCGACTATTATCTGAGCGGCGAAATTTCGCGGCAGGACGAACCGGAGTTCCTGCTTGACAAGATCAGCGTTGAAACTGGCTTTTCACGGATCCTGAGCGATGATCTGACTGTCCGCGCGGGTGTCGGACTATTGCGGGCACGTGAAGAAACCGCACTGGAAACCCGCGAATATACGTTGTTCACCCTGCCCTTGGACGCAACACTGGACCGCCGCGATGAGCCCTCGAATGCATCAAACGGCTACTATCTTGATGTGAGCACCACGCCGTTCATCAGCACCGACGGTGAAATCAGCGGTGCGCGGTTTTATAGTGATGCGCGGGGGTATGTGACCTTGGGCGAGCAAGAAAAGCTGACACTGGCCGGACGTGTACAACTGGGGAGCGTTCTGGGTGCTGACCTGACCGAAGCGCCCGCAGATTTTCTGTTCTACTCGGGCGGTGGTGGTACGGTTCGCGGACAGGCCTATCAATCATTGGGCGTTGAAACAGTAGAGGGCCTTGAGACCGTGACAACAGGGGGGGCATCCTTCCTCGGGACACAGCTTGAGGCGCGCTATGCGATCCGCGAGAACATCTCACTTGTCGGTTTCTATGACGTTGGTCAGGTGGGTGCTGCGGCCTCGCCTTTCGAAGATGCAGAATGGCATGCAGGTGCGGGGGTTGGTTTGCGATACAACACTGGCATCGGGCCGATCCGTCTTGATCTGGCGACACAGGCCAATGGCGATAATGCAGGCCAGGACTTGCAGGTTTACATCGGTATCGGACAAGCGTTTTGA
- the truA gene encoding tRNA pseudouridine(38-40) synthase TruA has protein sequence MPRYALLVEYSGAPFAGWQRQNDQPSVQGAIEAALAKLEPRDHTIAAAGRTDAGVHATGQVAHCDLEKDWDPFRLSEALNFHLKPAPVAIVACAQVADDWHARFDALERRYLFRLMSRRAPLTFEAGQMWRVNHPLDAAAMQAGADQLLGQHDFTTFRSSICQAKSPVKTLDELRIEVVPHDHGTEYRFHVRARSFLHNQVRSFVGTLERVGAGAWTPDDVGVALAAKDRAACGPVCPPQGLYLAGVTYPEDPFA, from the coding sequence ATGCCCCGTTATGCCCTTCTTGTTGAATATTCTGGCGCACCCTTCGCAGGGTGGCAGCGGCAGAATGATCAGCCATCCGTACAGGGCGCGATTGAAGCGGCTTTGGCCAAGCTGGAGCCCCGCGACCACACGATTGCCGCCGCTGGGCGCACCGACGCGGGGGTCCATGCCACAGGGCAGGTGGCGCATTGTGATCTGGAAAAGGATTGGGACCCGTTCCGCTTGTCAGAGGCGTTGAATTTCCACCTCAAGCCGGCGCCTGTCGCGATTGTGGCCTGTGCTCAGGTTGCCGATGATTGGCATGCGCGGTTTGATGCACTGGAACGGCGGTATCTCTTTCGCCTGATGTCGCGGCGTGCGCCGCTGACGTTTGAGGCGGGACAGATGTGGCGGGTCAACCATCCGCTGGATGCAGCAGCGATGCAGGCGGGGGCGGATCAATTGCTGGGCCAACATGATTTCACGACCTTCCGCTCCTCGATCTGTCAGGCGAAAAGTCCCGTGAAGACCCTGGATGAATTGCGGATCGAGGTGGTGCCGCATGATCATGGCACCGAATACCGGTTTCATGTGCGGGCGCGGTCTTTCCTGCACAATCAGGTCCGCAGCTTTGTCGGCACGCTTGAGCGCGTCGGTGCAGGCGCGTGGACACCGGACGATGTCGGTGTGGCTTTGGCGGCAAAAGACCGCGCAGCCTGTGGGCCTGTTTGCCCGCCGCAGGGGCTCTATCTGGCGGGGGTGACTTACCCGGAAGACCCGTTTGCATAA
- a CDS encoding YcjX family protein: protein MVIATIADQITRTIEGVGHTLTAPFSDPVIRLGVTGLSRAGKTVFITSLVANLMDRGRMPQLEAAASGSIRTAYLQPQPDDTVPRFAYETYLTQLTAPDPSWPQGTRQISELRISLRVQPSGLLSGLSGPRTVHIDIVDYPGEWLLDLGLLDQTYAEWSTAALDRAKGRPGGDHYAALAAGVDPTVALDEPQAQVLAERFTAHLKEAREAGFSDCSPGRFLLPGDLAGSPVLTFAPLPDARYPRGSLGREFERRFESYKRNVVRPFFQDHFAKIDRQIVLVDVLGAIHAGPAALDDLRNAMARILGAFRPGRNAFLTRIFQGRRVEKILFAATKADHLHHSQHPQLTAITQALLREAKDRADFAGAQTAAMSIAALRTTVEETVDHKDGPLDVVRGRLRDTNKQAAFYPGKLPDDPAHLLAPAREGSDKWLDADYSIMNFAPAPLTRKPGDGPPHIRLDKAAQFLFGDRL from the coding sequence TTGGTTATCGCAACAATCGCAGATCAGATCACACGCACCATCGAGGGTGTGGGCCACACGCTGACCGCCCCTTTCAGCGATCCGGTGATCCGCCTCGGCGTCACGGGCCTGTCGCGCGCGGGCAAAACGGTATTCATCACCTCACTGGTGGCCAATCTGATGGACCGCGGCCGCATGCCCCAGCTAGAGGCCGCAGCGTCGGGCAGCATCCGCACCGCCTATCTGCAACCTCAGCCTGACGATACCGTCCCGCGCTTTGCCTACGAGACCTATCTAACCCAACTGACCGCCCCCGACCCAAGCTGGCCGCAAGGCACCCGCCAGATCAGCGAACTGCGGATTTCCCTGCGTGTGCAGCCCAGCGGGCTGTTGTCAGGCCTCTCCGGCCCGCGCACCGTGCATATCGACATCGTCGACTACCCCGGTGAATGGTTGCTTGATCTTGGCCTGCTTGATCAAACCTATGCGGAATGGTCGACGGCTGCATTGGACCGCGCCAAAGGTCGGCCTGGCGGTGACCATTACGCGGCTCTTGCGGCAGGTGTCGACCCCACTGTCGCGCTGGATGAACCCCAAGCGCAGGTACTGGCCGAACGCTTTACCGCCCACCTCAAAGAGGCCCGCGAAGCAGGCTTTTCCGATTGCTCACCCGGTCGCTTCCTGCTTCCCGGTGATCTTGCCGGATCGCCTGTCCTGACCTTCGCCCCCCTGCCCGACGCGCGCTATCCGCGCGGGTCATTGGGCCGCGAGTTCGAACGGCGCTTTGAAAGCTACAAGCGCAATGTCGTGCGCCCGTTCTTTCAGGACCATTTCGCCAAAATCGACCGCCAGATCGTGCTGGTCGATGTGCTGGGCGCGATCCATGCAGGACCCGCAGCACTTGATGATCTGCGCAATGCCATGGCGCGCATCCTCGGGGCCTTCCGCCCCGGGCGCAACGCCTTCCTGACCCGTATTTTCCAAGGCCGCCGCGTCGAAAAAATCCTTTTCGCCGCCACCAAAGCCGACCACCTGCACCACAGCCAGCACCCGCAACTGACCGCGATTACCCAAGCGCTCTTGCGCGAGGCCAAGGACCGCGCCGATTTCGCAGGCGCACAGACCGCCGCGATGTCGATTGCCGCCTTGCGCACGACCGTGGAAGAAACGGTTGATCACAAGGACGGCCCGCTTGACGTGGTGCGCGGCCGCCTGCGCGACACCAATAAGCAAGCCGCTTTCTATCCCGGCAAGCTTCCTGACGATCCTGCCCATCTGCTTGCACCGGCAAGGGAAGGGTCCGACAAATGGCTGGACGCGGATTACAGTATCATGAACTTTGCCCCCGCGCCCCTGACCCGCAAACCCGGCGACGGGCCACCCCATATCCGTCTGGATAAAGCCGCGCAGTTTTTGTTCGGAGACCGCCTATGA